In Bradyrhizobium paxllaeri, the genomic stretch CGACGAAGGGGAAGCGGCCGACGCGGATCTCGCGGCCGCCTTCTTTCGCCTTGGCTTCGGTCAGGCCCACAGAGGCGATCTGCGGGTGGCAGTAGGTGCAGCCGGGAATGAGGTTCTTGTCCATGGCGTGCGGATGCAGGCCCTTGATCGCCTCGATGCAGACCACGCCCTCGTGCTCGGCCTTGTGGGCGAGCATCGGAGGGCCGGCGACATCGCCAATAGCGTAGATGCCGGGGACATTGGTCTTGCCGTAGCCGTCGATCACGACAACGCCGCGGTCGGTCTTGACGCCGACCTTCTCCAACCCGAGGCCCTCGACATTGCCGACCACGCCGACCGCGGAAATCACCCGTTCGAATTCGACCGTCTGCGGCTTCTTGCCGTCGTCGATGGTGGCGACGACGCTGTCGGCCTTCTTCTCCAGTTTCGTCACCTTGGTGTTGGAGAGGATCTTGATGCCCATCTTCTCGAAGCGTTTTTGCGCAAGGCCCGCGATCTCCGCGTCCTCGACGGGCAGGATCTGCGGCAGTACCTCGACCACGGTGACGTCGGCGCCCATGGTGTGAAAGAACGACGCAAACTCGATGCCGATCGCGCCGGAGCCGACCACCAGCAGCGACTTCGGCATCCGATCCGGCACCATCGCCTCGAAATAGGTCCAGACCAGCTTCTTGTCAGGCTCGAGCCCCGGCAGCACGCGCGGCCGCGCGCCGGTGGCGATGATGATGTGCTTGGCCTGATAGGCGCCCTCGCCCAGCGTCCCCTTCGGCGCTTCGACGGCGGACTTCTTCACGGTCACCTTGCCGGGCGCATCGATCGAGGCGTCGCCCCAGATCACCGTGACCTTGTTCTTCCTCATCAGGAAGCCGACGCCGTCGTTCAGCCGCTTCGAGACGCCGCGCGAGCGCTGCACCACGGCTTTCGGATCGAACGAGACCTTCTCGGCGGAAAGGCCGTAATCCTTGGCGTGCTGCATGTAGTGGTAGATTTCCGCCGAGCGCAAAAGCGCCTTGGTCGGGATGCAGCCCCAGTTCAGGCAGATGCCGCCGAGATAGGATTTTTCGATGATCGCGGTCTTGAAGCCGAGTTGCGCCGCACGGATCGCGGTGACGTAGCCGCCGGGGCCGGAGCCGATGATGATGACGTCGAAGGATGTGTCGGCCATTGGCTACTCGCTCGTTCCCATCGTGCGCCCGGACTTGCTGCCTATGTCGTCATTGCGAGGAGCCCTTGCGACGAAGCAATCCAGCCTGCCGGTGGTGAGATGGATTGCTTCGCTGCGCTCGCAATGACGGTGCGGGTTACCTCGCCTCACACCATCATCATGACAGGATTTTCGATCAACTGCTTGAACGCGCCGATCAGCTCGGCGCCGAGCGCGCCGTCGATGGCGCGGTGATCGCAGGACAGCGTCACGCTCATCATCTGCGCGATCTCGATCTTGCCGTCGCGGACCACGGGGCGCTCCTCGCTGGTGCCAACGGCGAGGATCGTCGCATGCGGCGGATTGATCACGGCGGTGAAGTGGTTGATGCCGTACATGCCCAGATTCGACACCGCGGTGGTGCCGCCCTGATATTCCTCCGGCTTCAGCTTGCGCGCCCGCGCGCGCGCCGCAAAATCCTTCATCTCGGAAGAGATGGTCGACAGCGTCTTGGTCTCCGCCTTGCGGATGATCGGCGTGATCAGGCCGCCGGGCATCGCCACGGCCACACCGATGTCGGAATGCTTGTGCTTGAGCATGCCGCCTTCGGTCCAGCTCACGTTGCAATTCGGAATCCTTTGCAGCGCCACCGCCATCGCCTTGATGACGAAGTCGTTGACCGAGAGCTTGTAGGCGGGCTTCTTTTCCTTGTCCTTCGGTGCAGCCGCGTTGATCTCCTCGCGCGCCACAAGCAGCTTGCCGATGTCGCAGTCCATCGTCAGGTAGAACACCGGCACGGTCTGCACCGAGGCGGTGAGACGCTGGGCAATCGTGCGGCGCATGCCGTCATGCGGCACGATCTCGTAGGCCCCTTCTTCGAACAGCGCCAGGATCTGCTTATCCGACATCGACGGCGCGAGGGCCGGGCCCGCCGCAGGCGCGGCGCCCGGAGCCTTCAGGCCCTTGCCGGATTTCGCGTCCTCGACGTCGCGCGCGACGACGCGGCCATGCGGGCCGGAGCCGGTGATGCGCGAGAGATCGATGCCGGCGTCCTTGGCGAGACGGCGGGCCAAGGGCGATGAGAAGATGCGGGCGTGACCGTTGCCCTTGGATGGCGCCGCCGCTGCTTGAGGCGCCGGTGCGGGCGCTGCCGCCGGGGCAGGCGCAGGTGCTGCAGCGGCAGGCTTCGGCGCCTCCTTGGGAGCCTCGGCGGGTTTTGCTGCGGGCGCAGCGCCGGCACCGGCACTCGCCGCCTTCACGTCCTCGCCGTCACCAGCCATGACCGCGATCACGTCGTTGACCGGAACGTCCTGCGTGCCCTCGGGCACCAGGATCTTGGCGATGGTGCCCTCGTCGACCGCCTCGACCTCCATCGTCGCCTTGTCGGTCTCGATCTCCGCGATCACGTCGCCGGACTTGACCTTGTCGCCCTCTTTCTTGAGCCACTTGGCAAGGTTGCCCTTTTCCATAGTGGGCGACAGCGCGGGCATCAAAATGTTGATCGGCATTGTCAGTGACCTTGTTGCGACCGCGGCGTGGTGGAGCCCGTGTCGGTCGGCCGGTTGATTTCGGCTTCGAACATATCGACGATGCGCGCGAGCGCCTCGTCCTCGGTGTAGCCGCTCTCGCGCGCATAGGCGCGGGCAGCGTGGCGGGCGATATCGACCAGCATCAAGCCCCACATGTCAGGCTCCTCGAAAGCGCGCTGGAACGCGATCGAGAGCCCGCCATCGACGACGAACGCTCGCAGGACCTCGACGGCATCGTCACGGCCCATGACGTCGGGCGGCAACGGCTGTTCGCTGGGACCGGCCATCTGGGCCTACCGATACGAAACGGCCTTGGCGGCCGCGACCACCTCGGCGACGGACGGCAATGCCAGCTTTTCGAGGTTGGCCGCATAGGGCATCGGCACGTCCTTGCCGGACACCCGCGCCACCGGCGCATCGAGATAGTCGAAGGCGTGCTCCATGATGCGGGCGGCAATCTCGGCGCCGACGCCGGACTGCTGCCAGCCCTCCTCCACCGTCACCGCGCGGCCGGTCTTCTGTACGGAGGCGATGATCGTTTCGGTATCCATCGGGCGCAGCGTGCGCAGATCGATCACCTCGGCCTCGATGCCTTCCTTGGCGAGTTCGTCCGCGGCCTTCAGCGCATAGGTCATGCCCATCGACCAGGAGACGATGGTGACGTCCTTGCCCTTGCGCACCACGCGCGCCTTGCCGATCGGCACGACGTAGTCGTCGAGCTTCGGCACCTCACCGGTGTGGCCGTAGAGCACCTCGTTTTCGAGGAAGATCACCGGGTTGGGATCGCGGATCGCGGCCTTGAGCAGCCCCTTGTAGTCGGCGGCCGAGAACGGCGCGATCACCTTCAAGCCCGGGATCTGCGAGTACCAGGCCGAGTAATCCTGGCTGTGCTGGGCGGCGACGCGGGCAGCGGCGCCGTTCGGCCCGCGGAACACGATCGAGCAGCCCATCTGGCCGCCCGACATGTACAGCGTCTTGGCCGCGGAGTTGATGATCTGGTCGATCGCCTGCATGGCGAAGTTGAAGGTCATGAACTCGACGATCGGCTTCAGCCCCGTCATCGCCGCACCGACGCCGACGCCGGCAAAGCCGTGCTCGGTGATCGGCGTATCGATCACGCGCCGCGCGCCGAACTCCTGCAGCAGTCCCTGAGTGACCTTGTAGGCGCCCTGATATTCTGCGACTTCCTCGCCCATGATGAAGACGTCGCCGTCGCGTCGCATTTCTTCGGCCATCGCATCGCGCAGGGCCTCTCGGATGGTCTGGGTAATGAATTCGGTTCCGGCGGGCACTTCCGGCTCCGGCTCGCTGACGGACACCGGCGCTGTCGGATGATGTGCGGCCTTGGGCTGGGGCGCTTCCGCCTTCGCTTCTACCGGCGGCGCTGATTCCGCGGCCCTGGCAGCGGGCGCCGGCGCCTTCGCGAGTTCGGCCGCGTTCTCGCCATCAGCGAGGATCATCGCGATCGGCGTGTTCACCGCGACGTCGGCGGTGCCTTCCGGAATCAAAATCTTGCCGAGCGTGCCCTCATCGGTCGCCTCGACTTCCATCGTCGCCTTGTCGGTCTCGATCTCGGCGATGACATCGCCCGACTTGATGGTCTCGCCTTCCTTTTTCAGCCATTTGGCGAGGTTGCCCTTCTCCATCGTGGGCGACAGCGCAGGCATCAGAACTTGAATCGGCATGGTAGCTCCGGATACTTTTGGGGCTTGCGCTTAGCGGTAGATGTCGGTCCAGAGTTCGGACACATCGGGCTCGGGATCGCGCTGGGCGAAATCGGCTGAGGCGTTGACGATCTCGCGGACCTCGGCGTCGATCTTCTTTAATTCCTCTTCGGTGACCTTGGCAGCCAGCAGGCGGCTGCGCACCTGCTCGATGGGGTCGGAGTCGTGCCGGACTTTTTCCACCTCCTCGCGGGTGCGATATTTCGCGGGGTCCGACATCGAGTGGCCGCGGTAGCGATAGGTCTGCATCTCCAGGATGAAGGGGCCGTTGCCGGCGCGGCACCAGGCGACCGCCTCATCCGCGGCGGCCTTGACCGCGCGGACGTCCATGCCGTCGACCTGCTTGCCGGGGATGTTGAAGGAGGCGCCACGCTTGGAGAAATCCGACTGCGCGGAAGCGCGCGACACCGAGGTGCCCATGGCGTAGCGGTTGTTCTCGATCACATAGATCACCGGGAGCTTCCACAGCTCCGCCATATTGAAGCTTTCGTAGACCTGGCCCTGGTTGGCGGCGCCATCGCCGAAATAGGCGAGCGAGACATTGTCGTTGCCGCGGTAGCGGTTGGCGAAAGCAAGGCCGGTGCCGAGCGAAACCTGGGCGCCGACGATGCCGTGGCCGCCGTAGAAATTCTTCTCCATGCTGAACATGTGCATGGAGCCGCCCTTGCCCTTGGAGTAGCCGCCGCGGCGGCCAGTGAGTTCGGCCATGACGCCGTTGGCGGACATCCCGCAAGCCAACATATGGCCGTGATCACGGTATCCAGTTATGACCTGATCGCCCTGCTTCAGGGCCATCTGCATCCCGACCACGACTGCTTCCTGGCCGATATAGAGGTGGCAGAAACCGCCGATCGCACCCATGCCGTAGAGCTGGCCGGCCTTCTCCTCGAAGCGGCGGATCAGCAGCATGTCCCGCAGCGCACCCAATTCCTGCGCCTTGGTGAATTCCGGTGGGGATTCGATTGCCTTCTCCTGTCCAGCTTCCTTCGCGACGACGCTTTTCTTGGGTGCAGCCATGGCAATTCCGGGGGTGAGAAGAGAGACGGGATCAGCCCTCTCTATCCCAACTCAAACCGCCGTGAAAGGATTGCGTGCGCTGGAGAAAATATTGCTATGCCGCACTGCAACGTGGCGGGACATTTTCGAAATTGATTTTGCAGTTTTTTGAAATTTGCGGACCGGGACGGAAGTATCGTGCCGACAATTGCGCTGTTGATGACACCGGCTTGAAAATCAGTTCGGCTTGATGGTCCGGATCAGGTCGCGCGGATTGGCGTAGTCGAGCTGGAAGCGCGCGCGCTCGTCCAGCATGTCGGGGTCGACCCGGTCGGAGCGCAAGAGCGATACCCGCTGCTCGCCCTCTGCCCGCTCCCGCTTCAACCGCGCCAGTTCCGAGGTGAGCGCGATGATCTCCTGATCGAGCTCCTGGCGCGCGTTCAGGCCGTATTTGCCGGTATAGGCGTTGATGCCGAAATAGCTGACCATCAACGCCGCCACCGTGTAGAGGGCGAGGCCGGTCAGGATGGATTTCAATCGGGTGCGGGAGACCATGCGCCAAAGATGCGACGGTCCGGTTAATGGAATGCTAAGGCCGGGGGCTTCATTGGCCCCCCGTCATTGCGAGCGAAGCGAAGCAATCCATCTCACCGCGGAAAGAAAGACTGGATTGCTTCGTCGCTGTCGCTCCTCGCAATGACGGCGAGAGAGTTCGCGCACCTCGCAATGACGGAGGAGAGACCGCTTACCTGTTCTGCTTCTCGATGAACGCCGCAAACGCGTCGAGATATTGCTGCAGCAGCTTCTGCACCGATTCCTTGGTGAGCTGGCCCTTGTCGTCGAAGGCGTCGCCGATGGCGTTCAAATAGATTTCAGGCTGGCCGAGGATCGGGCCGGAAATGCCGGGCAGGATGTTCTGCAGATGCTTGGCCGCGCTTACGCCGCCCAGCGCGCCCGGCGAGTTGCTGATGATGCCGGTCGGCTTGCCGAGGAACGAGCTCTTGCCGTAGGGGCGCGAGGCGACGTCGATGGCGTTCTTCAGGACGCCGGGGATCGAGCGGTTATATTCGGGCGTCACGAACAGCACGCCGTTCGACTTCTGCAGCTTTTCGCGGAACGCCAGCCAGTCGGCGGGGGGATTGGCTTCGAGGTCCTGATTGAAAAAGGAAATGCTTTCGAGCGTGGTCACGTCAAGCTTGAGGGACGCCGGCGCCAGCTTGGCGAGCGCGTTGGCGACCTTGAGCGAAAAGCTCTCCTTGCGGAGCGAGCCGACGATCGTGACGATGGTATGCGTAGCCATTTCGATATCCCTGTTGAAGCGGAAGCGCCTGCCTTCCCTTACGCCAAATCACCAGAAAGATGCAAGTGCATGAATTAGCCTTTATGGGTTCGGCGGCGCCCGTTCGGCTAGGCTCCCGACTACTTCGTTTTCCGGCCCGCCTGCGGTTCGGGTCAGCCAGCGCCTTCATCGCGCGGCCATTGGGACAGAAATCCTCTGCATGGAACCAGCAGTTCTACGGTCTAGATCGCCCCGACAACAGTGTTAGCGTGCGCCGCTCCACGGAGGGGGCTATCATGCGAAATCGAATGTCGGCGGCAACGCCAAGGTCACGGTTTGACGTTGCGAAGGCCTATCTGGAATTGCAACAGATCAGGCGCGCCGTCGAACGCGAAGAAGCGGCAGCGCATGCCATGCGAACGCTCCATCCGAAAAGAAAACCAGCGGACGCCGGATCGAAATCACAACGATAATTCCGCGATCTTCTATCTCAGATCATGCAGAACAGGCCGTCCTCTCGGGCGGCCTGCTCTGTTGATGGGTAGAAAAGCGCAGCAGCATCAGCCCTTGTTCGGATTGATGAGGAATTTCTCGCCGGTGGAGCGCTTGTTGTAGACGGCGATATTGGAGAGCTGCAGCGCCTCCTGCAGCGACACCACCTGCGTGTAATGGCTCGCAAACGTGGACTTGAGTTCGGACGCCACGCGCTGGCGCAGGCGGCCGATTTCGGCGGGGCCGATCTTCTGCAGGAACGGCGTCAACAGCCAGCCGCCGACACCCCAGGTCAGGCCGAAGGCACGGCTCAATTCGGTCGGGCGGTTGTCGAGGCTGCCGTAAATATAGACCTGCTTGTACACGTTCGAGCCGTAGCGGCTGTATTCCTTGGCGGTCTTGTTGGCTGCCATCTCCATGGCGGTGAGGATCTGGCTTGCGAGCTTGCCGCCGCCGATGGCGTCGAAGGCGATGGTGGCGCCGGTCTCGACCAGTGCATTGGTGAGATCATCCATGAAGCTCGGCGCAGTGGAATCGACGACATATTTGGCGCCGATCTGGTGCAGGATATCGGCCTGCTCCTTGCTGCGTACGATGTTGACGAGGCCGATGCCGTCCTTGATGCAGATCTTGTTGAGCATCTGGCCGAGGTTGGAGGCGGCGGCCGTGTGCACCAGCGCCTTGTGATTTTCGCGCCGCATCGTTTCGGTCATACCGAGCGCGGTCAGCGGATTGACGAACCATGATGCGCCGTCGGCGGGCGTGGTGCCCTCAGGCAATTCCATCACGTCCCGCACCCTGATGGTGCGGTACTGCGTGTACATGGCGCCGCCGATCATCGAGACGGTCTTCCCCATCAGCGCCTTGGCGCCGTCCGAGGAGCCGGTCCGGATCACGACGCCGGCGCCTTCATTGCCCGCAGGAAGCGACTGATCGAGCCGTGCCGCCATCATCCGCATCGCCGCGTCAGGCATCTTCGCGGTGACGACGGGCGCGTCCTTGCTGCCGGATTCCTTGGCGGTCGACATGTCGGCCGGGCCGATCAAAAGCCCGAGATCGGACGGGTTGATCGGCGTCGCCTCGACCCGGACCACGACCTCGTCGTCGGCCGGGTCAGGCGTCGGGACGTTCGCCAGCGACAGTTCGAGTTCGCCGCTCTTCTTGAGCAGCGTACGCAGTTGAAGCCCGCTGTTGCCGTCACTCATCGTAATCCCTCCCCTGGTGCTCGTTCTATCTGGATGCGCCGGCGCGTTACGCCAAGGCCTTCAGCGCCGATTTGCCGGCATATATCGCCTGCTTGCCGAGCTGCTGCTCGATGCGCAGGAGCTGGTTATATTTGGCGGTGCGGTCGGAGCGCGCCAGCGAGCCGGTTTTGATCTGGCCGCAATTGGTGGCGACCGCGAGGTCGGCGATGGTGGAATCCTCGGTCTCGCCGGAGCGATGCGACATCACGGAGGTGTAGCCGTATTTGTGGGCCAGCTCGACGGCGGCGAGCGTCTCGGTCAGCGTGCCGATCTGGTTGACCTTGATCAGGATAGAGTTGGCGCGGCCATTCTTGATACCGTCGGCCAGCCGCGTGACGTTGGTGACGAACAGGTCGTCGCCGACGAGCTGGCACTTCTTGCCGATCAGGTCGGTCAGCTCCTTCCAGCCTTCCATGTCGTCTTCGGACATGCCGTCCTCGATGGTGACGATCGGATAGCGCGAGACGAGATCGGCGAGGTATTTCGCCTGCTCGGAGCGCGAGCGGGTCTTGTTCTCGCCGCCATAGACGTAAGCACCGTCTTTGAAGAACTCGGTCGCGGCGCAATCGAGCCCGAGCATCACGTCGCCGCCGGCCTTGTAGCCGGCCTTGCCGATTGCGCTGACAACGAATTCGAGGGCTGCATCCGCCGACGGCAGGTTCGGCGCAAAGCCGCCCTCGTCGCCGACATTGGTGTTGTGTCCCGCCTTCTTCAATTCGCTACGCAGCGTGTGGAAGATTTCCGAGCCGCAGCGCAGTGCTTCGGCAAAGCTCGCCGCGCCGACCGGCAGGATCATGAATTCCTGGAAGTCGATCGGGTTGTCGGCGTGCGCGCCGCCATTGATGATGTTCATCATCGGCACCGGCAGCGTCCGCGCCGAGGTGCCGCCGACATAGCGATAGAGTGGCATGTCGAAGGATTCGGCGGCCGCCTTGGCGCAGGCCAGCGAGACCCCGAGGATGGCGTTGGCCCCTAACCGGCTCTTGTTCGGCGTGCCGTCAAGATCGATCATGATCTGGTCGAGATGGACCTGGTCCTCGACCGCGTGATCGCTGAGCGCTTCGGAAATCTCGCCGTTGACGGCCTCAACCGCCTTCTGCACACCCTTGCCGAGATAGCGCTTCTTGTCGCCGTCCCTGAGTTCAACCGCTTCATGCGCGCCGGTCGAAGCGCCCGACGGGACCGCCGCGCGGCCGATCGAGCCGTCTTCCAGCACCACATCGACTTCAACGGTGGGGTTGCCACGGCTATCGAGAATTTCACGGCCAATGATGTCGACGATGGCGGTCATGTCTAAAACTTTCCTGGGAGTGGGTGGTCCGGTTTCGGGGGCGTCTTACACGGCAAGCAAGCAAATGTGAACGCTTGACCGCCGGGCTTTTCCGGACGGCCAAAACCCGTCAGGATAGACTGATCCAAGGTCGATATCGGCGTCCAAACCTTCACGTTCACAAGCCGGGGTAACGCAATGAATCGCCGCCAGTTTCTTGGAACCGCCGCCATTGGCATCCTCGCCGCGCCCGCCCTGTTGCGAAGGGCCGCCGCCCAGGAAGGCCCGTTCCGCGTCAAATATTATCCGGTCGCCGCGGGCATGGGCTCGCGCGACACCACCCCGGCCCCCGACGGCACGATCTGGTTCTGCGGCCAGCGCAACGGCACGCTGGGCCGGCTCGATCCGCGCGACGGCTCCTACAAACTGGTCGATCTCGGCAAGGGCGCTGCGCCCCATGGCGTGATCATCGGCCCGGATGGCGCACCCTGGGTCACCGAGGGCGGACAGAATGCGATCGCGCGTGTCGACCCAGCGGACCACAAGGTGACGTTGTTCCGCCTGCCTGAAAAGGAGGCATACGCCAATCTCAACACGGCCGTGTTCGACAAGAACGGCATCTACTGGTTCACCGGCCAGTCCGGCATCTATGGCCGGCTCGATCCGAAATCGGGCGACATGACCGTGTTCAAGTCGCCGCGCGGCCGCGGCACCTACGGCATGACCATCACGCCGAAAGGCGACATCTGGTACGCCTCGCTCGCCGGCAATCACATCGCCAAAATCGATCCGGCGACCGGCAACGCGACCGTGGTGGAGCCGCCAACGCCGAGCCAGGGCGCACGGCGGGTGTGGTCGGATTCGAAGGGCCGGATCTGGGTCAGCGAGTGGAACAGCGGCAATGTGTCAGTGCACGATCCCGCCGACGGCTCCTGGAAGGCGTGGAAACTGCCGGGCAGCAATCCCCGCACCTATGCGGTCTATGTCGACGACAAGGACAAGGTCTGGCTCACCGATTTCGGCGCCAATGCCATCGTGCGCTTCGATCCCGTGACCGAAAAGTTCAACGCATTCCCCAGCGACAAAGCGGGCGCGAATGTGCGCCAGCTCGACGGCCGGCCTGGCGAGACCTGGGGCGGCGAATCCGGCAATGACCGGCTTGTGATGATCCAGACGGTCGCGCCTGCGTGAGATTGCTTGCGGTCCTGCTGCTTGTCACGATCCTGCTGCCGCCGTCCGCGATGGCGGAAGACGGCGCACAGGCGTTCACCCCCTGCCGCGCCTGCCATAGCCTCGATCCGGCCGAGCGCAACCTGCCCGGCCCCAATCTCTCAGGCGTGATCGGACGCGCGGTCGGTAGCGATGCCGGATTCGACTACTCGCCAGTGCTACGCAAGGCGCGCGACGACGGCTTGCGCTGGGATGCGAAGCGGCTGGAAACCTTCCTTGCCGATCCCGCGGCGATGTTTCCGGGATTATGGATGTCGATGCGCGGCATCGAGAACGCCGCCGAACGGCAGGCGCTGGCGAAGTTTCTCGCCGACCCCGCCTCGCGCTGACAGTTGACGGCCACGCTTGTTGCGTCCATGCCAGCCCTCGCAACAGGACGATCATGATGGCCAAGAAATCATCGCAGGAATCATTGCCAACATCATTGCAGCTCGGCCGCGCCGTGGAATGGCCGGATAGCCCGGAGAAGGCAAAGCTCGACCGCGTGCCCAATCCGCAAGCCGGCACCAATTATCTGGTCCGCTTCACCGTGCCGGAATTCACCTCGATCTGCCCGGTGACGGGCCAGCCGGATTTCGCGCATCTCGTGATCGACTATGCGCCCGGGCAATGGCTGCTGGAATCCAAATCGCTAAAACTCTATGTCGCGAGCTTTCGCAATCACGGCGCGTTTCACGAGGATTGCACGATCATGATCGGCAAGCGGATCGCGGCTGAGATCAAGCCGAAATGGCTGCGCATCGGCGGCTACTGGTATCCGCGCGGCGGCATCCCGATCGACGTGTTCTGGCAGACCGGAAAGTTGCCGAAGGACATGTGGGTCCCCGACCAGGGCGTCGCGCCCTATCGCGGGCGGGGCTGACGCATCGTATGCCCGCGCCCTTCGGAGCGGGTCAAAGGTCGGGATCGAACCAGAAATTGTCAGGCAAATCGGTCAGATCATCCGTGACGCTGGATGCGCCTGTGAAATCCTCGTCTCGAAAGTACAGACTGCGCGTAATCAGGACCGGGGCGCCGGCAGAGGCCGCGGCGACCAGGCCATTGCGGGAGTCCTCGATGGCCAGGCAGGACACGGCAGGAAGACCGAGAACGTCGAGAGCCGTGTGATAGGCGTCCGGTGCCGGCTTCTTGTTGGGCACGTCTTCCCCGGAAACGATCACGTCGAAATTCCGATTCCAGTCCGGTCCCAGATTTTGGCTCAGTAGTGCGCCAATATTGTCCCGCGACGTGGTCGTAACAATCGCCAGCCGCAACCGTCCGTCGCGGGCTCGAACGATCAGGTCCGCCACTCCCGGTCGCAGTCCGCAGGCGCCGCTGCCAACCAGTTCTGCATATCGGCGCGTCTTGAAGCGGTGCAGTTCGTTGATGCGACTGTCTGACAGATCGAAGCGATCCTCGGAGAGCGACTCCCAAAAATACCGGATGCGCTCTCTTCCGCCTGCGATCCGCAGCAGCTTGCCGTAAGTTGCGACATCCCAGCTCCACGGCAGATCGAAATGGCTGAACGCTTCATTGAATGCGCGTCGATGAAATTCCTCGGTCTCCGCCATGGTTCCGTCGACGTCGAACATGATGGCCCTGAACCTGTTCAACTCGGCCTCGCTCCCAGTTGCGGCCTGGCATTTGGCGGAGCGCCAACGCCCCGTTCGAGATCACGAAGTAAAATTGGCCCGTGCGGCTCGGAATTGCGATTTTGAAATTCTGATGGGCAGCAAAATTTTTGCTGATAGCGCCTGCGTCCTCCGCTGCTTGAACCGGAAGGCCGACCAACCGCTCCACCGAAGCAGGCGGTCCTACGTCGACGGTGCATCCGCCGGCCGCGTCTGGCGCAACAGATTGGCGCAG encodes the following:
- the eno gene encoding phosphopyruvate hydratase, which translates into the protein MTAIVDIIGREILDSRGNPTVEVDVVLEDGSIGRAAVPSGASTGAHEAVELRDGDKKRYLGKGVQKAVEAVNGEISEALSDHAVEDQVHLDQIMIDLDGTPNKSRLGANAILGVSLACAKAAAESFDMPLYRYVGGTSARTLPVPMMNIINGGAHADNPIDFQEFMILPVGAASFAEALRCGSEIFHTLRSELKKAGHNTNVGDEGGFAPNLPSADAALEFVVSAIGKAGYKAGGDVMLGLDCAATEFFKDGAYVYGGENKTRSRSEQAKYLADLVSRYPIVTIEDGMSEDDMEGWKELTDLIGKKCQLVGDDLFVTNVTRLADGIKNGRANSILIKVNQIGTLTETLAAVELAHKYGYTSVMSHRSGETEDSTIADLAVATNCGQIKTGSLARSDRTAKYNQLLRIEQQLGKQAIYAGKSALKALA
- the queF gene encoding preQ(1) synthase, translated to MAKKSSQESLPTSLQLGRAVEWPDSPEKAKLDRVPNPQAGTNYLVRFTVPEFTSICPVTGQPDFAHLVIDYAPGQWLLESKSLKLYVASFRNHGAFHEDCTIMIGKRIAAEIKPKWLRIGGYWYPRGGIPIDVFWQTGKLPKDMWVPDQGVAPYRGRG
- a CDS encoding HAD family hydrolase, producing the protein MFDVDGTMAETEEFHRRAFNEAFSHFDLPWSWDVATYGKLLRIAGGRERIRYFWESLSEDRFDLSDSRINELHRFKTRRYAELVGSGACGLRPGVADLIVRARDGRLRLAIVTTTSRDNIGALLSQNLGPDWNRNFDVIVSGEDVPNKKPAPDAYHTALDVLGLPAVSCLAIEDSRNGLVAAASAGAPVLITRSLYFRDEDFTGASSVTDDLTDLPDNFWFDPDL
- a CDS encoding Vgb family protein, encoding MNRRQFLGTAAIGILAAPALLRRAAAQEGPFRVKYYPVAAGMGSRDTTPAPDGTIWFCGQRNGTLGRLDPRDGSYKLVDLGKGAAPHGVIIGPDGAPWVTEGGQNAIARVDPADHKVTLFRLPEKEAYANLNTAVFDKNGIYWFTGQSGIYGRLDPKSGDMTVFKSPRGRGTYGMTITPKGDIWYASLAGNHIAKIDPATGNATVVEPPTPSQGARRVWSDSKGRIWVSEWNSGNVSVHDPADGSWKAWKLPGSNPRTYAVYVDDKDKVWLTDFGANAIVRFDPVTEKFNAFPSDKAGANVRQLDGRPGETWGGESGNDRLVMIQTVAPA
- a CDS encoding c-type cytochrome: MRLLAVLLLVTILLPPSAMAEDGAQAFTPCRACHSLDPAERNLPGPNLSGVIGRAVGSDAGFDYSPVLRKARDDGLRWDAKRLETFLADPAAMFPGLWMSMRGIENAAERQALAKFLADPASR